A window of the Chiloscyllium plagiosum isolate BGI_BamShark_2017 chromosome 13, ASM401019v2, whole genome shotgun sequence genome harbors these coding sequences:
- the LOC122556288 gene encoding uncharacterized protein LOC122556288 has protein sequence MDCTKVNILSLILATVLLTVLFLPDMLEANVLRQLFKGDVDEQKVTVEPKEATNFLSKLKRSKRHTKQFQQDPDFWNAYQHFLDIGFNEGVYEMDKVYLHYLQDKSRDQSHQAYQAYMQRLREEECDTTKDPDCQPTLPHKQAAYTQKQCDPYTDPYCRAAGYSCDPQKDPYCRAAGYSCDPQKDPYCRTDKYPSETQKDAYGRAERYPCDPQKDPYCRPEQCDPYKDPNCRVKVQSCDPYKDRNCDPDSYYKHTSSAYACDPRYDSKCNQQPYSYAQYAQLVNQYCNPYDPNNPHCQVLVAYLKQSCDPYSDPNCFPRTKKEAHAPHPVCDTAKDPYCHSTLAAYKHPYDCDPYYDHNCQLAYHPKDEPASDSECDPRYDPYCSSDRAVYGGRREFKCDPYRDPNCRRNVKSIDQSIQDRDCDPEYDRDCRRPQSMYKGKTKEGYDCDLYYHPDCYPIHESQPDDNCDPHDPNCHRNEERNHVPENYRNCDPEHDPYCDRRRATNNCDPYTDPECYSRYRAREQERTASEDCDPHTDPECYSRYRAREHERTASENCDPYTDPECYSRYRAREQERTASENCDPYTDPECYSRYQAREQERTASENCDPYTDPECYSRYRDREQERTASEDCDPHTDPECYSRYQAREQERTASENCDPYTDPECYSRYRAREQERAASENCDPHTDPECYSRYRDREQERTASEDCDPHTDPECYSRYRAREQERTASENCDPHTDPECYYSLYRARQQERTATENCDSNVDPYCDSSQSQIHEEVQNRGATEDCDPNYDSSCQKQMEFECNPDNDPNCGNEFSQIYEQTNAKVCDPYDPYCSGVATESRQSEHNCNPDYDPDCHTSQPHDDDQKHQEDCDPYHDSNCRNESEDLYEPDSDCDFECRMQRFAVTDRDVDFRDTSRYEIICDPDLEIPCPYENDINDATTAYDQYHMYNPYSAGYEEQYQSDQEIHHKSEIEDDSEGTPKV, from the exons ATGGACTGCACAAAGGTGAACATACTCTCTTTGATCCTGGCTACTGTGCTTCTAACCGTCTTGTTCTTGCCTG ACATGCTGGAGGCTAACGTGCTGCGCCAGCTCTTTAAAGGGGATG TTGATGAACAGAAAGTTACCGTGGAACCCAAAGAAGCAACAAACTTCTTGAGCAAATTGAAACGCTCTAAACGACATACAAAACAGTTTCAACAAGACCCAGATTTCTGGAATGCGTACCAGCATTTTCTCGATATTGGATTTAATGAAGGA GTATATGAAATGGACAAAGTTTATCTACACTATCTTCAGGACAAGAGCAGAGATCAGTCCCATCAGGCATATCAAGCATATATGCAGCGTCTGCGAGAAGAGGAATGTGACACAACAAAAGATCCTGATTGTCAGCCAACTCTTCCCCACAAGCAAGCAGCCTACACTCAGAAGCAATGTGACCCATACACAGATCCATATTGTAGAGCAGCAGGGTACTCCTGTGATCCACAGAAAGATCCTTATTGTAGAGCAGCAGGGTACTCCTGTGATCCACAGAAGGATCCTTATTGTAGAACTGATAAATACCCCTCTGAAACCCAGAAAGATGCATATGGAAGAGCAGAAAGGTACCCCTGTGATCCGCAGAAAGATCCATACTGCAGACCAGAGCAGTGTGACCCATACAAAGACCCCAACTGCAGAGTCAAGGTTCAATCATGTGACCCCTATAAAGATCGCAACTGCGACCCTGATTCATATTATAAGCACACGTCATCAGCATATGCCTGTGATCCCCGTTATGATTCAAAATGTAATCAACAACCTTATAGTTATGCCCAATACGCTCAGTTAGTAAACCAGTATTGTAATCCATATGATCCAAACAATCCACACTGTCAAGTACTGGTTGCCTATTTAAAGCAATCATGTGATCCATACTCAGACCCTAACTGCTTtccaagaacaaagaaagaagcaCATGCTCCACACCCTGTCTGTGACACTGCCAAGGACCCATACTGCCACTCCACCCTGGCTGCATATAAACACCCGTATGACTGTGACCCATATTATGATCATAACTGTCAATTGGCATATCATCCGAAAGATGAGCCTGCATCAGATTCTGAGTGTGACCCCAGGTATGACCCTTACTGTAGTTCTGATAGGGCTGTATATGGTGGTAGACGTGAATTTAAATGTGATCCCTATCGTGACCCCAACTGTAGACGAAATGTAAAATCCATTGACCAAAGTATTCAAGATCGTGACTGTGATCCTGAATACGATCGTGACTGTCGGAGGCCACAATCCATGTACAAAGGGAAGACAAAGGAAGGTTATGATTGTGATCTCTATTACCACCCCGACTGTTATCCCATTCATGAATCTCAGCCAGATGATAACTGTGACCCTCATGACCCCAACTGTCATAGAAACGAAGAACGTAATCATGTTCCTGAAAACTACAGAAACTGTGATCCGGAACATGACCCTTATTGTGACAGAAGAAGAGCAACAAACAATTGTGACCCATACACAGATCCCGAGTGTTATTCCCGATATCGGGCTAGGGAACAGGAGAGAACAGcctcagaggattgtgatccaCACACAGATCCCGAGTGTTATTCCCGATATCGGGCTAGGGAACATGAGAGAACAGCCTCAGAGAATTGTGACCCATACACAGATCCCGAGTGTTATTCCCGATATCGGGCTAGGGAACAGGAGAGAACAGCCTCAGAGAATTGTGATCCATACACAGATCCAGAATGTTATTCCCGATACCAGGCTAGGGAACAGGAGAGAACAGCCTCAGAGAATTGTGATCCATACACAGATCCCGAGTGTTATTCCCGATATCGAGATAGGGAACAAGAACGAACAGcctcagaggattgtgatccaCACACAGATCCCGAATGTTATTCCCGATACCAGGCTAGGGAACAGGAGAGAACAGCCTCAGAGAATTGTGATCCATACACTGATCCCGAGTGTTATTCCCGATACCGGGCTAGGGAACAGGAGAGAGCAGCCTCAGAGAATTGTGATCCACACACAGATCCCGAATGTTATTCCCGATATCGAGATAGGGAACAAGAAAGAACAGcctcagaggattgtgatccaCACACAGATCCCGAGTGTTATTCCCGATATCGAGCTAGGGAACAGGAGAGAACAGCCTCAGAGAATTGTGATCCACACACAGATCCTGAATGTTATTATTCCCTATATCGAGCCAGACAGCAAGAAAGAACAGCAACAGAGAACTGTGATTCTAATGTTGACCCTTACTGTGACAGTTCGCAATCTCAGATTCATGAGGAAGTGCAAAACAGAGGAGCCACAGAAGATTGTGACCCAAATTATGATTCAAGCTGTCaaaagcagatggagtttgaGTGTAACCCCGATAATGACCCTaactgtggtaatgaattctccCAGATCTATGAACAAACAAATGCAAAAGTGTGTGATCCATATGACCCTTATTGTAGTGGAGTGGCAACAGAATCTCGTCAGTCAGAACACAATTGTAACCCTGACTACGATCCAGACTGTCATACTTCTCAACCTCATGATGATGACCAAAAACACCAAGAAGATTGCGACCCATACCATGATTCCAATTGTCGCAATGAAAGCGAAGATTTGTATGAGCCAGATTCTGACTGTGACTTTGAATGCCGCATGCAACGATTTGCTGTTACTGACAGAGATGTGGATTTCCGTGACACTAGCCGTTATGAAATCATCTGTGATCCAGACCTTGAAATACCATGTCCTTATGAAAATGATATTAATGATGCGACAACAGCTTATGATCAGTATCATATGTATAACCCTTACAGTGCAGGGTATGAAGAACAATATCAAAGTGATCAGGAGATTCATCACAAATCTGAAATTGAAGATGATTCTGAAGGAACTCCCAAAGTCTAG